The following are encoded together in the Vigna angularis cultivar LongXiaoDou No.4 chromosome 9, ASM1680809v1, whole genome shotgun sequence genome:
- the LOC108347719 gene encoding 2-alkenal reductase (NADP(+)-dependent), translating into MAEVRNKKVVLRDHVVGFPKESDMNTVEGRIRLKVPEGSNDVLLKNLYLSCDPYMRILMNKVESLDVHHHYTPSSPLSGYGVSKVVESAHSDYKKGDLVWGFTKWEEYSFVSSSQICFKIAHTDVPLSYYTGILGMPGLTAYGGFFDISSPKKGDNVFVSAASGAVGHLVGQFAKLSGCYVVGSAGTKEKVDLLKNKLGFDEAFNYKEESDLNATLKRYFPEGIDIYFENVGGKTLDAVLPNMRLHGRIPVCGMISQYNLAQPEGVTNLAYLIFQRVKMEGFLITDFFHSYPKFLDFVLPLIRDGKVVYVEDIVEGLENGPAALVGLFSGRNVGKQVVVVAHE; encoded by the exons ATGGCAGAAGTGAGGAACAAGAAAGTGGTTCTGAGAGACCATGTGGTTGGTTTTCCGAAGGAATCAGACATGAACACTGTTGAAGGAAGAATCAGATTGAAGGTTCCAGAAGGTTCCAATGATGTGCTTCTAAAAAATCTGTACCTCTCTTGTGACCCTTACATGAGAATCCTGATGAACAAGGTGGAAAGCTTAGATGTGCATCATCACTACACACCTTCTTCT CCATTGTCAGGATATGGTGTGTCTAAAGTGGTAGAATCTGCACATTCAGATTATAAGAAAGGTGATTTAGTTTGGGGATTTACCAAATGGGAAGAGTATAGCTTTGTCTCCTCATCTCAGATATGTTTCAAAATTGCACACACTGATGTCCCACTTTCCTACTACACTGGAATTCTTG GTATGCCAGGATTGACTGCTTATGGTGGTTTCTTTGATATAAGTTCTCCCAAAAAAGGTGACAATGTTTTTGTTTCAGCTGCCTCTGGTGCTGTTGGTCACCTTGTTGGCCAATTTGCCAAGTTGAGTGGTTGTTATGTTGTTGGAAGTGCTGGAACCAAGGAGAAG GTGGATCTGTTGAAGAATAAATTAGGATTTGATGAAGCTTTTAACTACAAAGAAGAGTCTGACCTCAATGCAACTTTGAAAAG ATACTTTCCAGAAGGCATTGATATATACTTTGAGAATGTTGGGGGGAAGACACTTGATGCAGTACTCCCAAATATGAGACTCCATGGTCGAATACCTGTTTGTGGAATGATCTCACAGTACAATCTTGCTCAACCAGAAGGTGTAACAAATTTGGCATATCTCATATTTCAGAGGGTTAAAATGGAAGGTTTTCTTATAACTGATTTCTTCCATTCATATCCCAAATTTTTGGACTTTGTCCTTCCTCTTATAAGAGATGGGAAGGTTGTGTATGTGGAAGACATTGTTGAGGGTCTTGAGAATGGCCCTGCTGCTTTGGTTGGCCTCTTTAGTGGTCGCAATGTTGGTAAACAAGTGGTTGTTGTTGCTCATgagtaa